From the Bacillus sp. Marseille-P3661 genome, the window ACAATGGGTAAACCGATTGTAATGGGCCGCAAAACACACCAATCTATTGGTAGGGCTTTGCCAGGCAGGGAAAATATCATCTTAACTCGAGATAAGAATTTTACAGCTGAGGGCTGTACGATCATTCATCATATAGATGAACTTAATAAAATTACTAATAATCATGATGAAATATGCATCATAGGTGGCGCTGAGATTTTTAAAGAAGTACTGCCTATAATAGATCGTCTATACATAACTGAAATTGAGCATGAATTTGAAGGAGATACGTTTTTTCCTGCAATTGATAGAACAAATTGGCAGCTAGTTTCAAGTGAGAAAGGTCCAAAAGACGAGAAAAATCCATATGATTATTATTTTAATATTTATGAAAAGAAACATTAATATTAATTCACTCTTTTTTTCGAAATAATAATTACCTTTAGATGATAAAAAAATGGTATAATTATGAAGTTAAAAAGGTAATATAGTCGACGAATTATTCACTCTTAACAAACCGTTAAGAGTTTATTTTATTGAATTTCTGTTTGTATCGGAAATACAAATAAATGGAGGAAAGTCGCTTGAATATAATCGAAAAAGCTATAAATACGGCTGCTAAAGCACATGATGGACAATATCGAAAACTTACGAATATTCCATACATCACACATCCATTCGCAGTAGGAATGATCCTAAAAGAAGCGGGGTGTAGTGATGCTGTCATCGCAGCGGGAATATTACATGATGTAGTTGAAGATACCCCTTTAACACTAGAGGTGATAGAGGAACAGTTTGGCAGAAACATTGCTAGTATCGTTAACGGTTGTTCAGAGCCAAATAAGGAGCTAGGATGGGAAGAACGAAAGAAACATACGATTGAATTTTTAAAAACTGCCTCGTATGATGTAAAATTAGTTGCTGCTGCAGACAAACTGCATAATCTTAAATCTACATTAGAAGAAATGAATGCAAGTGAAGTGGATGTGTGGGGCCGCTTTAAACGAGGGAGACAAAGTCAGGAATGGTATTATAAAAATGTTTATAATAGTATAATTTATGGATTATCTAGTAGTCAGAGAGAAAATATTATTTTGAAACAATTAGAGAATGTGCTAGAAAAAACATTTTCATGTAATTTATAATCAACATGTTATTTATATGCAAATATTTACAATTTTGCTTTTAAATAACGTCATTGGCAACGTTTACAATAAACAGAAAATTTTAATCAGTTGAAAAATTGCTATCCAACTCTAAAAAACATGTTATAATTAGAGCAATTTCAATATGTTGTTGTGATTTAAGTATTACTCATAATGTACACCATTACCATAATATTTCGGACTTACGAGTATAAAACCAACTGAATGAATAATGAGGAATGAAAACGAACGGATTTAGTAATCCTTAAAAGATTTTAATGAGAAGAGATTCTAAATTCTATAGAAAGAAAGGGATTTTTGCTATGGAAGGTACAGAACAAATGAAGAAAGTTCAAATTGAAGATATCATCATTGCGAATCATGTATTAAAGGATGTGGTTTTTCATACACCACTGCAAAAAAACGAAATCTTATCAGACCGCTATGATTGTCATGTCTATCTGAAAAGAGAGGATTTACAGGTTGTTCGTTCCTTTAAAATTCGCGGCGCCTATAATAAGATTCAAAGCTTAACCCCAGAAGAACTAAAAAACGGGGTCGTTTGTGCTAGTGCTGGAAACCATGCTCAAGGTGTTGCATACTCTTGTAACGCATTGAAAATTGAAGGAAAGATCTTTATGCCTTCTACAACACCAAGACAAAAAGTCAATCAGGTGAAACGTTTTGGTGGCGAATATGTACAAGTCGTTTTAACAGGTGATACTTTTGACGATTCAGCAGCAAAAGCAATGGAATGTTGTGAACTTGAGGGTCGTACATTTGTTCACCCCTTTGATGATAATCATGTTATTGCAGGTCAAGGTACGGTAGCAATGGAGATCATGAACGATATCGAAGAACCGGTTGATTATGTTTTTGGAGCAATTGGTGGTGGCGGATTAATTTCTGGCGTGGGAACGTACCTAAAGAGTATAAGTCCGAATACGAAGGTTGTCGGGGTCGAACCGGCAGGAGCTCCTTCCATGAAAGAAGCGATTAAACAGAATCATCTCGTTACTTTGGATCATATTGATAAATTCGTAGATGGTGCAGCAGTAAAGACGGTTGGACAAAAAACATTCGACATTTGTAAAGAAATGTTGCATGATGTACTGGTCGTTCCAGAGGGTAAAATTTGTACGACTATTCTCGAACTCTACAATGAAAATGCGATTGTAGTAGAGCCGGCAGGTGCTCTATCTGTTGCAGCATTGGATTTCTACAAGGATGAGATTAAGGGGAAAACGGTAGTTTGTGTTGTTAGTGGTGGTAATAATGATATTAGCCGTATGCAAGAAATGAAAGAAAAGTCTCTTATCTATGAAGGGCTTATGCATAATTTTATCGTAAACTTCCCACAACGTGCAGGTGCTTTGAGGGAATTCCTAGACGAAGTGTTAGGCCCTGATGACGACATTACTCGTTTTGAATACACAAAAAAGAATAATAAAGACAATGGACCGGCGCTTGTAGGAATTGAGTTAAAACATAGAGGAGATTATCAGCCGCTGATTGATCGAATGGTCAAAAAAGGCTTTAAATTTACAGAAATTAATAAGGATATGGATTTATTTAATCTACTAATCTGATTAAAAAAACATCGTAATTTATCTATTATGACAAATTACGATGTTTTTATTGTATTATCCTTGTATAATATCTTCGGATGATTTTTGAATTGTTCATGATATCGCCACAATATTGCTCACAATTTCACAAGTTGATGTGTTTTAATAAAAGTAACATAGAAAATTTATGAACACTATTTGACATTGATATGAATAATTTGTGAAAACTACATAAATGTATTTAAGGGTGTGACTTCTTTCACATCCTTAATTTTTTATTGGGACTACTATATGACTATAGTTATTAACTATAACTTTCTTGTAAATATTTATCGGTCATACGTTATTTTTCCGTAAGAATGGGGTGTTACCATGATTAAAAAAACATGCCCGGATGAGTATCCAATTAGTTTATTTTTAAATGGTCGTAATCTAGCAACATATCAACTTACAAATCAGGATTTAGAAGATTGGGCCATTGGTTATTTATTTTCCGAGGCGGTCATCAGTTCACCTAATGACCTAAAGAGTATAGTAGTTGACGAAGGACGTAATCGGATTTACGCGGAAACAACCAGTGAGTTTGATTTTGATCGTTTTCGAGAAAAGCAAATGAATTTTACTGCAGGTTGTGGGCGCGGTGTCACATTCTTTTCAATGTCTGATGTTAAACAGTTTAAAAAGGTGAAAACAAATCGTACAGTTTCTATCTCATATTTATTAAAAAAAAGACATGAATTCGCAATGAACTCTCCGCTATATTTAGAAACAGGTGGTATGCATGGGGCATGTATCGTGGACCGTGAAGGAACCATTGTAGTTAGAGAAGACATTGGAAGACATAATGCGGTTGACAAGATAATTGGTTATGCCTTGCGTAACAATCTTAAACCAGAAGATTTAATTCTGCTTACGACTGGTCGAGTTTCCTATGAAATGCTATCTAAAGCAGCAAGATTTGGTTTTGGAATTATCGGTTCTAGAACAGCAGCCACAAGGCAAGCGATTCAGCTCGCTAACTTTTTGAGTGTTGAAGTGATTGGTTACTTAAGAGGAAAGATGGTAAATGTTTATACGAACAGCGGCCGTGTCTTAAAAGATGTAAATGAGCGAGTAGCAGGCGATATGAATTAGCTTTAAATCCTTACGTATGGGGGTATGTTAAGGTTTTAAATAGATCATTGTTCAAGAAAGGGATGAAACAATATATGGCAGAATTTACTCGTAGACAGTTTTTGAAATTGTCTGGTGCTACTGCGGCAACTTTGGCTGTTGTTGAACTTGGCTTTGATACAAAAAAAGCGAAGGCACAGTCAAAGGAATTTAAATTGGCTGAAGCCACTGCCACACCTACTATTTGTTGTTTCTGTGCAGTAGGTTGCGGAATTTTAGTTCATACAAAAAATGATAGTGTTCTTTTCACTGAAGGTGACCCGGATCATCCAATTAATGAAGGCTCACTGTGCAGTAAAGGTACAAATATTCGTCAAGTATACGAATCAGATCGTCGTGTGACAAAACCGCTTTATCGTGCACCAGGCAGTGATAAATGGGAAGAAAAGTCATGGGACTGGATGTATGAAAAAATTGCGCAGAAAGTGAAAGAAACACGTGATAAAACATTCCAAACTCATGAGAATGGGGTTCCTGTTAATCGAACAGAAGCGATAGCATGCCTAGGTGGGGCGGCATTAGATAATGAAGAAACATACTTAATTGCAAAATTGATGAGAGGGCTTGGATTAACGTATATCGAACACCAAGCACGGATATGACACAGCTCTACGGTAGCCGGTCTGGCGCCATCGTTTGGTCGTGGAGCAATGACAAATCACTGGAACGACCTTCAGCATGCAGATGCAACGCTGATTATTGGAGCAAATCCAGCCGAAAACCATCCGATTAGCATGAGATGGTTACTGAAAGCAAGAGAACGCGGTGGAAAAATCATTTCGGTTGACCCGCGTTATACTCGTTCTTCGCAGATGGCCGATATTTATGCGCAGCTGCGTTCTGGAACTGATATTGCCTTTATCGGCGGCTTGATCAATTATGCAATTGAGCATAATTTAGTTCATCGAGATTATGTTGCCAAGTATACAAATGCCGCGTTTATTTTAAATGATGAGTATGATTTTAATGATGGATTATTCTCAGGATACAATGAGGAAACTCGCAAGTATGACCAAAGTACATGGAGTTTTAAGCGTGACGAGGAAGGCAATATTTTGAAAGATGAAACACTAAACGATCCTCGCTGTGTTTACCAATTAATAAAGAAACATTATTCGCGATATGATATTGATTCAGTGTGTGCTGTTACAGGAACTCCTAAGGAATTATATGAGAAAGTAGCAGCGACTTTTTGCGCAACAGGGGCAGCAGAGAAAACGGGAACGATTATGTATGCAATGGGTACAACACAGCATACAGTGGGTACGCAAAACGTTCGCAGTTATGCAATACTACAAATGTTGTTAGGGAATATTGGACGTCCGGGCGGTGGCGTAAACGCCTTGCGCGGAGAATCAAACGTTCAAGGTTCAACAGACTTTGCTTTATTATTTGATAATCTACCAGGCTATCTGGGTGCACCATACGTGGATAAGCATCCAACCTTACAGGCTTATCATGATATTGAAACACCAAAAGGTGGCTACTGGAAAAATAAGCCCAAATTCGTGGTTAGCTTGCTTAAAGCATTTTACGGACCTAATGCTACGGCTGAAAATGAATTTGGATATCATTACCTACCTAAAATGCAAAAAGGAAAAAACTATTCACATATTTCGTTATTTGAAGCTCTTTATAATGAAGAAATTAAAGGCATGTTCTTGTTCGGACAGAACCCTGTTGTAGGTGGTCCGAATGCTAATAAAGAACAAAATTCCCTTGCCAACTTAGATTGGATGGTTGCAGTCGATTTATGGGAAACAGAAACATCTAGTTTCTGGAGTAAACAGGCAGGCTCAAACCCAGCTGATATTAAAACAGAAGTGTTCTTCCTGCCAGCTTGTGGTTCTTATGAAAAAGAAGGAACGATTACGAATAGCGGACGCTGGATGCAATACCGTTGGCAAGCGATTGAACCAAAAGGTGAATCCAAAGCTGATTTAGAAATTGTTTATGAACTAGGTAAGCGGTTAAAAGCGCTTTATAAAAATCAAAATACTGCTCTAGCTGCACCGATCAATGCTATAACATGGGAATACGGTGATGATCATGGCCATCCAGAAATAGATCTTCTTCACCGTGAAATTAATGGTTATAATACGCAAACAGGTCAACTAGTTAAAAGCTTTGCTGCATTAGCCGACGATGGTACGACTTGCAGTGGTAACTGGATATATAGTGGTTTCTATCCTGCGGAAGGTAAAAACCTGTCAAAGGCTCGTGATAACAAAGATACAGGAATGGGTAACTTCTTAAATTGGTCCTATGCTTGGCCGTTAAACCGCCGGATTATTTACAATCGTTGTTCAGCTGATTGGACTGGGAAACCATGGGCTAAAGGTAAGGAAGTAATTTGGTGGGACGAAAGTAAAAAAGAGTGGACAGGTTACGACGTTCCAGACTTTGTAAAGACAAAAGCGCCTTCAGACCCAGGAGGTACAAACGCATTTATAATGACAGGTGATGAAGTCGGTGGTATTTTTGCTGGAAGAAATGACGGGCCATTACCAGAGCATTATGAGCCATATGAAAGTCCAATTCCAAACCCATTTAATAGTCAAGACTTTAACCCCGCTATTAAAATTTGGGGAGAAAAAGAAAACAAAAAAGGAAGTAGCAAAGATTTTCCAATTGTTGCAACTACTTATCGACTAACAGAACATTGGCAATCAGGTGCAATGACACGAAACCAATCTCTGTTATCAGAACTAGTGGCGCACATGTTCGTTGAAATGAGTGAAGAGCTGGCGAAGGAAAAAGGCATTAATAATAAAGATAAGATTATTATTAACTCCGCACGTGGTGAAATAGAGGCTTATGCAATGGTGACGAAACGCTTTAAGCCATACACGATTAAAGGTCAAATTGTTCACCATGTCGGTCTTCCATGGCATTTTGGCTATAAC encodes:
- a CDS encoding dihydrofolate reductase, producing the protein MISLVVAMDKNRVIGKDNQLPWHLPADLAFFKKVTMGKPIVMGRKTHQSIGRALPGRENIILTRDKNFTAEGCTIIHHIDELNKITNNHDEICIIGGAEIFKEVLPIIDRLYITEIEHEFEGDTFFPAIDRTNWQLVSSEKGPKDEKNPYDYYFNIYEKKH
- a CDS encoding HD domain-containing protein, with protein sequence MNIIEKAINTAAKAHDGQYRKLTNIPYITHPFAVGMILKEAGCSDAVIAAGILHDVVEDTPLTLEVIEEQFGRNIASIVNGCSEPNKELGWEERKKHTIEFLKTASYDVKLVAAADKLHNLKSTLEEMNASEVDVWGRFKRGRQSQEWYYKNVYNSIIYGLSSSQRENIILKQLENVLEKTFSCNL
- the ilvA gene encoding threonine ammonia-lyase IlvA; this translates as MEGTEQMKKVQIEDIIIANHVLKDVVFHTPLQKNEILSDRYDCHVYLKREDLQVVRSFKIRGAYNKIQSLTPEELKNGVVCASAGNHAQGVAYSCNALKIEGKIFMPSTTPRQKVNQVKRFGGEYVQVVLTGDTFDDSAAKAMECCELEGRTFVHPFDDNHVIAGQGTVAMEIMNDIEEPVDYVFGAIGGGGLISGVGTYLKSISPNTKVVGVEPAGAPSMKEAIKQNHLVTLDHIDKFVDGAAVKTVGQKTFDICKEMLHDVLVVPEGKICTTILELYNENAIVVEPAGALSVAALDFYKDEIKGKTVVCVVSGGNNDISRMQEMKEKSLIYEGLMHNFIVNFPQRAGALREFLDEVLGPDDDITRFEYTKKNNKDNGPALVGIELKHRGDYQPLIDRMVKKGFKFTEINKDMDLFNLLI
- the fdhD gene encoding formate dehydrogenase accessory sulfurtransferase FdhD, giving the protein MIKKTCPDEYPISLFLNGRNLATYQLTNQDLEDWAIGYLFSEAVISSPNDLKSIVVDEGRNRIYAETTSEFDFDRFREKQMNFTAGCGRGVTFFSMSDVKQFKKVKTNRTVSISYLLKKRHEFAMNSPLYLETGGMHGACIVDREGTIVVREDIGRHNAVDKIIGYALRNNLKPEDLILLTTGRVSYEMLSKAARFGFGIIGSRTAATRQAIQLANFLSVEVIGYLRGKMVNVYTNSGRVLKDVNERVAGDMN
- the fdnG gene encoding formate dehydrogenase-N subunit alpha, which gives rise to MAEFTRRQFLKLSGATAATLAVVELGFDTKKAKAQSKEFKLAEATATPTICCFCAVGCGILVHTKNDSVLFTEGDPDHPINEGSLCSKGTNIRQVYESDRRVTKPLYRAPGSDKWEEKSWDWMYEKIAQKVKETRDKTFQTHENGVPVNRTEAIACLGGAALDNEETYLIAKLMRGLGLTYIEHQARIUHSSTVAGLAPSFGRGAMTNHWNDLQHADATLIIGANPAENHPISMRWLLKARERGGKIISVDPRYTRSSQMADIYAQLRSGTDIAFIGGLINYAIEHNLVHRDYVAKYTNAAFILNDEYDFNDGLFSGYNEETRKYDQSTWSFKRDEEGNILKDETLNDPRCVYQLIKKHYSRYDIDSVCAVTGTPKELYEKVAATFCATGAAEKTGTIMYAMGTTQHTVGTQNVRSYAILQMLLGNIGRPGGGVNALRGESNVQGSTDFALLFDNLPGYLGAPYVDKHPTLQAYHDIETPKGGYWKNKPKFVVSLLKAFYGPNATAENEFGYHYLPKMQKGKNYSHISLFEALYNEEIKGMFLFGQNPVVGGPNANKEQNSLANLDWMVAVDLWETETSSFWSKQAGSNPADIKTEVFFLPACGSYEKEGTITNSGRWMQYRWQAIEPKGESKADLEIVYELGKRLKALYKNQNTALAAPINAITWEYGDDHGHPEIDLLHREINGYNTQTGQLVKSFAALADDGTTCSGNWIYSGFYPAEGKNLSKARDNKDTGMGNFLNWSYAWPLNRRIIYNRCSADWTGKPWAKGKEVIWWDESKKEWTGYDVPDFVKTKAPSDPGGTNAFIMTGDEVGGIFAGRNDGPLPEHYEPYESPIPNPFNSQDFNPAIKIWGEKENKKGSSKDFPIVATTYRLTEHWQSGAMTRNQSLLSELVAHMFVEMSEELAKEKGINNKDKIIINSARGEIEAYAMVTKRFKPYTIKGQIVHHVGLPWHFGYNGIVTGGTANRLTSHIGDANTMIPEYKAFLCNVRRA